In one bacterium genomic region, the following are encoded:
- the xseA gene encoding exodeoxyribonuclease VII large subunit, giving the protein MDDQVLSVTELREFVNQTLSYAYPLVVVEGEISGFRINQGKWVFFDLKDSETTISCFMTKYQLKTVLEDGMLVRVAATPNLTKWGKFSLTVKEVELAGAGEVMRAYELLKAQFEKEGLFDVARKRSLPEYPQKIGLITSRDAAAYNDFVTIAQDRWPLADIRHIHVHVQGMQAPVDVVSALRQLNCDDTDLEAIVLIRGGGSAEDLQAFNHEDVVRAVYASHIPVVVGIGHEDDVSLAELVADVRASTPTDAARRLLPDRREVTRHLQRLQDRGGMAMDKILEQIDRVINQFSQQQSRLTGRLFDRISWQETRIRMAIEKSIEKLHHRVLLASQTLTGINPERILAQGYAIVRQSSQVIHDPEELRPDEPILVQLHKGTVQLMVDDKEIADDEDQTSLKFS; this is encoded by the coding sequence ATGGATGATCAAGTCCTCTCGGTAACTGAATTACGAGAGTTTGTAAATCAGACTTTAAGTTATGCCTATCCGCTAGTTGTGGTGGAGGGTGAGATATCGGGTTTTCGGATTAATCAGGGGAAATGGGTGTTTTTCGACCTTAAGGACAGTGAGACGACGATTAGCTGTTTTATGACAAAATATCAACTCAAGACGGTGCTAGAAGACGGAATGCTAGTGCGCGTAGCAGCTACACCTAATTTGACTAAGTGGGGTAAATTTTCATTGACGGTTAAAGAGGTTGAGCTTGCTGGTGCGGGCGAGGTGATGCGAGCCTATGAGCTTTTAAAGGCTCAATTTGAGAAAGAAGGTTTATTTGATGTGGCCCGTAAGCGATCTTTACCCGAATATCCACAGAAAATAGGACTGATTACTAGTCGTGATGCTGCTGCTTATAATGATTTTGTAACTATCGCTCAGGATCGTTGGCCACTAGCGGATATTCGGCATATTCATGTGCATGTTCAGGGGATGCAGGCACCAGTGGACGTTGTTTCGGCACTTCGGCAACTCAATTGCGATGATACTGATTTGGAAGCGATAGTGTTAATTCGTGGTGGCGGTAGTGCAGAGGATTTGCAAGCTTTTAACCACGAGGATGTGGTGCGAGCGGTATATGCTAGTCATATTCCGGTTGTGGTAGGTATTGGCCATGAGGATGATGTTAGTTTGGCAGAATTGGTTGCTGACGTTCGAGCTTCCACTCCAACTGATGCGGCTCGGCGTCTGCTACCTGATCGGCGTGAAGTAACTCGGCATCTACAAAGATTACAGGATCGTGGTGGCATGGCTATGGATAAGATTTTGGAGCAGATTGATAGGGTAATTAATCAGTTTAGTCAGCAGCAGTCGCGGTTGACGGGGCGACTTTTTGATCGTATTAGCTGGCAGGAGACTAGAATTCGGATGGCTATTGAAAAGAGTATTGAAAAACTACATCATCGTGTTTTACTAGCTAGCCAGACACTGACCGGAATTAATCCAGAACGGATCTTGGCTCAGGGGTATGCAATAGTTCGTCAAAGCTCTCAAGTCATTCATGATCCAGAGGAGTTGCGCCCTGATGAGCCTATTCTGGTACAATTACATAAAGGTACCGTTCAGTTAATGGTAGATGATAAGGAGATAGCTGATGACGAAGACCAAACCAGCCTCAAGTTTTCGTGA
- the xseB gene encoding exodeoxyribonuclease VII small subunit, producing MTKTKPASSFREDLNELEEITQALEGDVVDLEDALKSFERGNELVAKLKQQLETAQLRVQEIQSVKSEKKD from the coding sequence ATGACGAAGACCAAACCAGCCTCAAGTTTTCGTGAGGACTTAAATGAGCTTGAAGAAATTACTCAGGCGCTTGAAGGTGATGTAGTGGATCTGGAAGATGCCCTCAAGTCGTTTGAGCGTGGCAATGAATTAGTTGCAAAGCTCAAGCAGCAACTTGAAACAGCTCAGTTGCGAGTCCAAGAAATCCAATCCGTAAAGTCTGAGAAAAAAGACTAG